In one Brienomyrus brachyistius isolate T26 chromosome 12, BBRACH_0.4, whole genome shotgun sequence genomic region, the following are encoded:
- the LOC125704468 gene encoding uncharacterized protein LOC125704468 gives MKMITVTSENSCKRRGEFRSEIMGTTSSKTLEVAALGRPFQLGMLYDCRDDRLIPGITLLDHEDLQKDSDERIQHNTEFDVIASDSVEDKAWALDVDASLKASFLGGLVEVQGSANYLKDTKASKKHTRVTLKYKTTTKFMQLSMKHLGRGNIKNSYVFDWGIATHMVTAVLYGAQAFFVFDREVSETEDQQKIEGNLKMMIRKIGHLSLEGESSLKLTDTDKATIQKLSCKFYGDFALKQNPVSFQDAVDAYKTLPGLLGEKGENAVPVRVWLLPLEILDSSAARRVRPISLRFVNQTQSVIDDFNDIEMQCNDIMKRKVIRYFPEIGNKVKSFKDMCLEYKSVFQISLGNNLPLIRGGIKEESVLANTLSKKEQSPFNRNKLSEWLNCKEVEISILQTYIDMMEDTKIVASKSELESEIFKNRDKHVVCFAFTSLHEEEEPYLSCLSSHLKPLSTSMLTETTVSEKMKEQAILFTDFAKANKENKKTHFIAASIPNDKYKGASIYLYTAGVQKNDHFEPPSRPVKPTATDITHDSVTIKLNHPQYGSREITHYLIEFCDHESDSWQFVKVPKSNLECTVSGLLPHTDYKFRYKAVCPAGVSLTSEADAIKTLPTSPPGKPEQTDVDLEEIEVSWTKPNSIGHGVNIEHYVVEYRTETNENKTDWEKKTSKGKVYKMTGLQPDTAYYIRVTCNCGESGQSKESLTVSISTLSGTTTLAEKIKQKSECLSQGVPSVYKVPLQEIPTNLDGCKRYDFGKKNIREHRTIMVIGATGAGKSTIINGMINYILGVKWEDDFRFKLIDEGVSKSQAESQTSLITAYEINYQDGYTTSYSITIIDTPGFGDTRGIERDRAITEQIRRFFTSDRGISDIDAVCFVTQASLARLTHAQKYVFDSILSIFGKDIADNIQMLVTFADGQKPPVLEAINMSGVPCPKTEKGIPVHFKFNNSALFADNSTSVNMKNSTENDDSGNGNFDKMFWSMGMKSMKNFFYSLICMKTKSLRLTREVLKERKELETAVTGLQPQIRAGLAKLDEIKRTQQIIQEHEAEINTNKNFEFEVEVTKPVEVSIKGSGQYITNCQQCFVTCHYPCTISDDKDKARCCAMNSKGNCKVCAGKCSWNVHFNQKYKWDYKKVKEKRTSEELKANYEKASGAKLTAQEIIKKQEEEIQCLQGIVLNLIETSQKSLARLNEIALKPNPLSTPEYIDLLIESEKAEAKPGFLQRIQSLEAMKEQAVIISKVSKKEELLPPEASKYKETQEGQKQKKWKLNLFT, from the exons atgaaaatgattacGGTTACCTCGGAGAACTCATGCAAAAGAAgaggag AATTTAGAAGTGAAATTATGGGAACCACTTCGAGTAAGACCCTGGAGGTGGCAGCTCTCGGAAGACCCTTCCAGCTGGGGATGCTGTATGATTGTCGTGATGATCGTCTCATTCCAG GAATTACATTGTTGGATCATGAAGATCTTCAAAAAGACTCAGATGAAAGAATTCAGCACAACACGGAATTTGATGTCATTGCATCTGATTCTGTAGAGGATAAGGCATGGGCTCTGGATGTTGATGCTTCACTAAAAGCGAGTTTTTTAGGGGGACTGGTTGAGGTACAGGGATCTGCCAACTATCTAAAGGACACAAAAGcttcaaaaaaacacacacgtgtCACCCTGAAgtataaaacaacaacaaagttCATGCAGTTGTCTATGAAACACCTTGGACGAGGAAATATTAAAAACTCATATGTGTTTGACTGGGGAATAGCAACACACATGGTaacagcagtgctgtacggcgctcaagcattttttgtttttgatcgAGAAGTGTCAGAAACCGAGgaccagcaaaagattgaaggGAACCTTAAAATGATGATAAGGAAAATAGGACACTTGTCACTTGAGGGAGAGAGTTCCTTAAAGTTGacagacactgacaaagcaacTATTCAAAAGTTGTCTTGTAAATTCTATGGGGACTTTGCCCTAAAACAGAATCCTGTTTCCTTCCAAGATGCTGTAGACGCATACAAAACTCTTCCAGGTCTGCTGGGTGAAAAGGGGGAAAACGCTGTGCCAGTCAGGGTGTGGTTACTCCCCCTGGAAATCTTAGATTCTTCTGCTGCCAGAAGAGTGCGACCTATCAGTCTGAGATTTGTAAATCAAACACAGAGTGTGATAGATGACTTCAATGACATAGAAATGCAGTGCAATGATATTATGAAGAGAAAAGTTATTAGATATTTTCCTGAGATTGGCAACAAGGTGAAATCCTTCAAGGACATGTGCTTGGAGTACAAATCAGTGTTTCAGATTTCTTTGGGGAATAATTTACCATTAATTCGTGGAGGTATAAAAGAGGAAAGTGTGCTTGCAAATACCCTATCAAAGAAAGAACAGTCTCCTTTCAATAGAAATAAACTTAGTGAATGGCTAAACTGCAAAGAGGTAGAAATCAGCATACTACAAACATATATTGATATGATGGAAGACACAAAAATTGTGGCATCAAAGAGTGAGCTAGAAAGTGAAATCTTCAAAAACAGAGATAAGCATGTAGTGTGTTTTGCATTTACATCACTGCATGAAGAGGAGGAACCATATCTGTCCTGCTTGTCCAGCCACCTAAAGCCTCTTTCAACTTCAATGCTAACAGAAACAACAGTGTCAGAAAAAATGAAGGAACAAGCAATCCTCTTCACGGATTTTGCAAAAGCAAACAAGGAGAACAAGAAAACACACTTTATAGCAGCATCCATACCTAACGACAAGTACAAAGGGGCAAGTATTTACCTTTACACAGCAGGAGTCCAAAAAAATGATCACTTTGAACCTCCTTCGAGACCCGTAAAACCAACAGCAACTGACATCACTCACGATAGTGTGACAATTAAGTTGAATCATCCCCAGTATGGATCCAGGGAAATCACACACTACCTGATTGAGTTCTGTGATCATGAATCAGATAGCTGGCAATTTGTTAAAGTGCCCAAATCTAACCTAGAATGTACTGTGTCTGGACTGCTTCCCCACACAGACTACAAGTTCAGATACAAGGCAGTGTGTCCAGCAGGTGTCAGTCTAACCAGTGAAGCTGACGCCATTAAAACTTTGCCCACAAGTCCTCCTGGGAAGCcagaacaaacagatgtagaCTTAGAGGAGATTGAAGTTTCTTGGACAAAACCCAATTCAATTGGCCATGGTGTCAACATTGAACACTATGTTGTTGAATACAGAActgaaacaaatgaaaataagaCAGACTGGGAAAAAAAGACTAGTAAAGGTAAGGTCTATAaaatgactgggttacagccagatacagcatattatattagagttACATGCAATTGTGGTGAATCTGGTCAAAGCAAAGAAAGTCTGACAGTCTCAATTTCAACATTGTCAGGAACCACAACACTAGCTGaaaagataaaacaaaagagtgAATGTCTTAGCCAAGGGGTCCCCTCTGTGTACAAGGTCCCCCTGCAGGAAATACCCACAAACTTAGATGGATGCAAAAGATATGATTTTGGCAAAAAGAACATCAGGGAGCATCGAACCATTATGGTCATTGGGGCAACTGGAGCAGGAAAATCAACCATAATAAATGGAATGATCAACTACATTTTGGGTGTTAAGTGGGAAGACGATTTCCGATTCAAATTAATTGATGAGGGTGTTTCGAAATCACAAGCAGAGAGCCAAACCTCCCTTATCACTGCCTATGAAATTAATTATCAAGATGGATATACAACAAGCTACTCCATCACTATCATCGACACCCCCGGTTTTGGTGACACAAGGGgaatagagagagacagagcaatCACTGAACAGATCCGGAGATTTTTCACCTCCGACAGAGGAATCAGTGATATAGATGCCGTCTGCTTCGTAACTCAGGCCTCACTGGCACGACTAACACACGCACAGAAATATGTGTTTGACTCCATCCTTTCCATTTTTGGTAAAGACATAGCAGATAATATCCAGatgcttgtgacatttgcagATGGACAGAAGCCCCCAGTCCTAGAGGCCATAAACATGTCTGGTGTTCCATGCCCTAAAACAGAAAAAGGGATTCCTGTTCACTTCAAATTCAACAATTCAGCACTGTTTGCAGACAATTCTACTTCTGTCAATATGAAAAACAGCACTGAAAATGATGATAGTGGTAATGGAAATTTTGATAAGATGTTCTGGAGTATGGGTATGAAGAGCATGAAGAactttttttattcattaataTGTATGAAAACCAAGAGCTTGAGGCTAACTAGGGAAGTCCTCAAAGAACGCAAAGAGCTGGAAACTGCAGTCACTGGTCTGCAACCACAGATCCGAGCTGGTTTGGCCAAATTGGATGAAATCAAAAGGACCCAACAAATAATTCAGGAGCATGAAGCAGAaatcaatacaaataaaaactttgaatttgAAGTCGAGGTGACAAAGCCAGTTGAGGTTAGTATAAAAGGATCTGGACAGTATATAACCAACTGTCAGCAGTGTTTTGTCACCTGCCACTATCCTTGTACTATTTCAGATGATAAAGATAAGGCACGTTGTTGTGCCATGAACTCCAAAGGAAACTGCAAAGTGTGTGCTGGCAAATGTTCCTGGAATGTGCATTTTAACCAGAAGTACAAATGGGATTATAAAAAGGTGAAAGAGAAGAGAACATCTGAAGAGCTTAAAGCAAATTATGAGAAAGCATCTGGTGCCAAACTGACAGCTCaggaaataattaaaaaacaagaGGAGGAAATTCAATGTCTTCAAGGTATTGTACTGAATCTAATTGAAACATCACAAAAGTCTTTAGCACGACTAAATGAAATCGCGTTAAAGCCCAACCCACTTTCCACACCAGAATACATTGATCTGCTGATTGAGAGTGAAAAGGCAGAAGCTAAACCTGGATTCCTGCAGCGAATTCAGTCACTTGAAGCTATGAAGGAGCAAGCAGTGATTATATCAAAGGTCAGCAAGAAAGAAGAACTTTTACCACCGGAGGCAAGCAAATATAAGGAAACGCAAGAagggcaaaaacaaaaaaaatggaaattaaacttaTTTACATAA